GAAAACGGTTTTCAACAAAGAAGGTCGTTGCGAAGTTTCCAAAGCATTCAAATTGAGAATGGAATGCTGTTTCGACAGACAATCCTTTCCGAAAAGCTTGCTACTGACTTCACTGCACTTCGAGTCCGTATCCCGTCCTCCTTTTCTGCCGATTACTTTCCTTCTTTGAATAAAAATTTCGATGTATGCGAAGAATTCGAATAAAATCCTCGTCCCGACGGAAACGATCAAAGTCTCGATCCTTTTCAAATTTATCGACGGTCATCCTCAGAGAGAATGCCATCTTCATATAATGGATCATTTTCCATTTATCTCCGCGAATGGAATGAAAACAGGCGAGATTGAATGCAAGTCTGGAATCTCGGATCTTAGCAGGAATCAATTGATAGAGAAGAGGCAGAAATTGATCATCCTCCGCAAATACAGCGTAAGCAAGAAGATCCGCTGCAAAATCTTCTCTCGCAGAATAGGCGCTTCCACTTTTAAATCCGTCTAACGTAGCATCGCCGATCCCAAAGACGGAAACGCTCATCGAATAGAAACGAGCCACAAGAGCCGCGTTCTTCCATTCTTTCCGAGAAATATAAGAATTAAAATTCAACGCGCTTTTAACAAGAATATAACTTCGCAAAGATTCTTGTATGGAAACAAATCTACAGCTCTCAAATAAAAACAGACAAGAAACGACGATCAGAAATCGAAGAAAAAACGATTTCCGGATATTCAATTCAAAACTCATGCTTTAACTCTCAAAATAAAATTTTCATAATTCCTATCGGACAAGACCACTCGAAGCATTCGTTGAGAGTTTCCGAAAACGACGTTTTAAAAAACCGTTCCTACTCCGATTTTTCCGCCGTAATCGAAGCCTACGATTTCTCCCGTATAATAACGACTAAAACATAAAAAGTGAATATAGGCCGCTCCCGATTGAAAACGCCATCCGAGATTGATTCCGAATCGACCTATGCCCGATCCTCCCCCCGCCGTCAGATACAAATTGGGAAATACTCCGCTTTTATCGCCCTTACCATAAAAGTAACCGGATCTCGCACCTAACTTTAGTTCGGTGATCAAGCCGTCTACCACAGTAACTTTTTGATTGATTTGAGAGGCGTAGTCCGTCAATTGAAGCCCCGTCAAACGAGCGTAATAGTAAAACCGCTCCACGTCCGAATTGGGCTCGTAAGCGGTTCCGCTTCTTTGGATCTTTGTTTGAGAAATGGAAATACCCCAAGTGAGAATGCTTGTTGATTCGTACACAAATGTTTGTTCGGAGATTTTAAACGTAGTGTTTGTGGGCCTGGATAAATATCTATACGCGAGATAAGAATTCACCGGATCGGATCCGGAAGTCAAGAGTCGAAACGAAGCGATTTTGGCGGCCTCCGTGTCCGGTTGCGATTTCATCTGCCCTTCTCCTCCGCCGACCAAATAATCGAAGGAAGAATATGGACCGGCTATAAGATGAGAGATCAATAGAAAATACACACTTGCAAAAACCCGAAGATTTCCGGTCCATCGATCGCTTTTTACCATTTCGTTTTCTCCTTAAATCGCAGCGCTTTCACACAATATCGAAGCGATGCCTTTTCACGTTTTACTTTCTCAGCCATTGCGGATTCCAAGTTACTTCTTCAAAGTCGTTCTGTAGATGATGTAATAGATTCCGTAGGAAAATCCGAGAAGACAAGCGCCTAACAAACCGAAGGGAGAAGAATGAAATTTAGTATCCAGATAATTTCCCAGATAAACCGAACCGACTACGATCACACCGAATTCGATTCCGAGCCCCGCAAATTCCCAGGGAGAGAATTCTTTTTCTTGGCGCTTAGAATCCTTTTGAAACCCGGACGCGTCTTGAGCGTCCTTATCGGAGGATTCATTTTTACCGGAAGGTTCTGAATTCTTTTCGGACATAGCGCCTAACGCAGAATCGTGCCGATCCGATTCCAACGAACTTCCATTCTCCAGATTCTATACCGAAGAGTGCGTTCGATCCAACCGGCTTTGCTTTCCTCGCGCACAAGTCCTATCTCGGAAGGATGGCAATTTTTTATGAGTTCTTCTCCCTGATACCGTTCTGCAAATTCCGGGCCTTTCTCGGAAAGTTCCTTTCCGCTCTTATATTCGCAGACATTGTCCTTCCAGTTGATGGAAAAATAGATCACCAAAGCTTTTCCAAGGATGTCTTCCCTTTTGACAAAACCCCAAGCGCGGGAATCGTGAGAATCGTCCCGATTGTCGCCAACGACCATATATTGATTTTCGGGAATCTGGCAACCGATTGAAAAATTACATTCGTATCCGTCGAGGCGTTTACGATCTTCTTCATAACCTTCTAGAACGTAGTGTTCAAAGCCGGGTTTCTTTTCCAAAAACAAAGATCTAGTCGGGGCATAAAGGTTGTCCAAATCTCCTAGAATAGTTCCCTCTTCTATTTCCACAGGATCGTAACCTTGAAATGTGTCGGATCCTTTTTCCTTATATTCGATCACGGAATAGTTCACGTTTCCTTTTTTCGTGGAAAGAAATTTAGAAGAGATTCGGATTGTGTCCCCCGGCAGACCTACCACACGTTTCACGTAGCGTTTTGCGAAAAAACCGTCTCGGCTATCTCCTAAACTCAGAGCCCGAAGCGGAGGCGCGAAAGTAACGATATCCCCCCGCTTGGGATCGTCGATCCGAATCAGTTCCGCCTCGGTAAAAGGCATACGAATCGAATATCTCATCTTATTCACAAATAGAAAGTCCCCTATTTTTAAAGTGGGAATCATCGATCCAGAAGGAATATTATTCGCGTCCAAAACCGAGGATTTGAAGGCAAATACCAAGATCACGATCAAAATAAAGGAAAATGCGGAGCTGATCGGAGATTCCTCTCCGGTAGACGAATTTTTTGTTTTTACCTCGGATTCCAGGTTCATAAGGAAAGCAAAAAGAATCTTCCCTCCCCTGTCAAATCCTGCGTTAAAAATTCTATCGGTTTTTCAAAAATCACCGATACTTTGACTGTGAAAGAGCAATTAGACCGCAAACTTATCGAACTCAGAAGAACCCTCGTTTCTCTTACCGATCAGTATCCAATCTGCGGATTGAAAGGCGGAACCGAAACAG
The nucleotide sequence above comes from Leptospira weilii. Encoded proteins:
- a CDS encoding AtpZ/AtpI family protein, which gives rise to MSEKNSEPSGKNESSDKDAQDASGFQKDSKRQEKEFSPWEFAGLGIEFGVIVVGSVYLGNYLDTKFHSSPFGLLGACLLGFSYGIYYIIYRTTLKK
- the lepB gene encoding signal peptidase I, with the protein product MNLESEVKTKNSSTGEESPISSAFSFILIVILVFAFKSSVLDANNIPSGSMIPTLKIGDFLFVNKMRYSIRMPFTEAELIRIDDPKRGDIVTFAPPLRALSLGDSRDGFFAKRYVKRVVGLPGDTIRISSKFLSTKKGNVNYSVIEYKEKGSDTFQGYDPVEIEEGTILGDLDNLYAPTRSLFLEKKPGFEHYVLEGYEEDRKRLDGYECNFSIGCQIPENQYMVVGDNRDDSHDSRAWGFVKREDILGKALVIYFSINWKDNVCEYKSGKELSEKGPEFAERYQGEELIKNCHPSEIGLVREESKAGWIERTLRYRIWRMEVRWNRIGTILR
- a CDS encoding TPR end-of-group domain-containing protein, whose product is MSFELNIRKSFFLRFLIVVSCLFLFESCRFVSIQESLRSYILVKSALNFNSYISRKEWKNAALVARFYSMSVSVFGIGDATLDGFKSGSAYSAREDFAADLLAYAVFAEDDQFLPLLYQLIPAKIRDSRLAFNLACFHSIRGDKWKMIHYMKMAFSLRMTVDKFEKDRDFDRFRRDEDFIRILRIHRNFYSKKESNRQKRRTGYGLEVQ